In Aegilops tauschii subsp. strangulata cultivar AL8/78 chromosome 3, Aet v6.0, whole genome shotgun sequence, one genomic interval encodes:
- the LOC109760831 gene encoding uncharacterized protein yields MAGGSPAKEEVRTPRELEMQMEEGVVQRNQPRRKRNRADLADELEFFTDLLNTLMKKKKKKQKKEKGTPEKERFDSSNSYRSLGTQKGLGFLDNRIKVLRKRMGITAGTARSSPAISDLSDPSGKHMNGLSDLSSTLGADPISDDDDGADGSGDDEEEDEMECGKPAMEEEGVQRITGSTPISEIDAEAVMEADAQDTDVSEKPDPIPTNTTAKVSINSDGHDRADTDCVDDDEVDRGKSEAQLTKEKRVMSTEELEFESFRRGWETAFSRRSGHFLNKTTVSSMQFTHLAPGRIPCGAGIEPAVQIFSVKLTEVKGGFKFPLSVYGVVAARDGVDYNRNLLFFCDRSNSQKLTQNDPYLHLIGPSRAVFFEDYVNYEVQLMVKGSVKSRDRPLITDTYRHIQCRIGVSTICFQNCFCTMELRLERFLGSVQATIFGVRVVKDNGAWPFGHVRVACSPASRELMEDSDGEIKYVAQPSSGEILLLDSKDGRRPAHSDGYLYLSRQVVSVEPSGQLEVEIQAYAPPGVLPAKAQVCFEAQECNIDRGRCCLLGAEVEICVAWSRLASDMEMLAGVGWDFQRDEPEVAFTQVGLNGEPGTERIF; encoded by the exons ATGGCGGGTGGCAGCCCGGCAAAAGAGGAGGTGCGGACGCCTCGTGAGTTGGAGATGCAGATGGAAGAGGGGGTCGTGCAGCGGAATCAGCCTCGTCGCAAGAGGAATCGAGCTGACCTTGCTGATGAGCTCGAGTTCTTCACGGACCTCCTCAATacgctgatgaagaagaagaagaagaagcagaagaaggagAAGGGCACGCCCGAGAAGGAGAGGTTCGATTCTTCCAACTCCTACCGTAGTCTGGGCACGCAGAAGGGGCTTGGTTTTCTCGACAATCGTATCAAGGTCTTGCGCAAGCGGATGGGGATAACCGCCGGAACTGCCCGCAGCTCCCCCGCGATCTCTGATCTGTCGGACCCCTCGGGGAAGCATATGAATGGTCTCAGTGATCTGAGTTCGACATTAGGAGCAGATCCAATTtcagatgatgatgatggcgcTGATGGTTCTGGTGACGACGAGGAAGAGGATGAGATGGAGTGTGGCAAGCCAGCCATGGAGGAGGAGGGGGTCCAGAGGATCACCGGCTCCACACCAATTTCGGAGATTGATGCTGAGGCAGTGATGGAGGCAGATGCCCAAGATACCGATGTATCAGAGAAACCTGATCCCATTCCCACCAACACAACGGCAAAAGTGTCCATAAACAGTGATGGCCATGATCGAGCTGACACTGATTGTGTTGACGACGATGAGGTAGACAGAGGCAAATCAGAGGCACAATTAACCAAGGAGAAGAGGGTGATGTCTACCGAGGAGCTCGAGTTTGAGTCCTTCCGTCGTGGCTGGGAGACTGCGTTTAGCCGACGCAGCGGCCACTTCCTTAACAAGA CGACAGTGAGTTCCATGCAGTTTACACACTTGGCACCTGGGCGCATCCCATGCGGCGCTGGCATAGAACCTGCCGTGCAGATCTTCTCTGTCAAGCTTACAGAGGTGAAAGGCGGCTTCAAATTTCCATTGTCTGTGTATGGTGTGGTCGCTGCCCGTGATGGCGTGGACTACAACCGCAACCTTCTCTTCTTTTGCGATAGGAGCAACTCCCAAAAACTTACTCAAAAT GATCCTTATCTGCACCTGATCGGCCCGTCTCGCGCTGTTTTCTTTGAGGACTATGTTAATTATGAGGTCCAGCTTATGGTGAAAGGCAGCGTGAAGTCTCGGGACAGGCCGTTGATCACAGATACATACCGCCATATCCAATGCCGTATTGGTGTATCCACCATCTGCTTTCAGAACTGCTTctgcacgatggagttacgcttGGAGCGATTTCTAGGTTCGGTCCAGGCCACCATCTTTGGCGTACGTGTCGTCAAAGACAATGGGGCGTGGCCTTTTGGACATGTTCGGGTTGCTTGCTCCCCAGCATCACGGGAACTTATGGAGGACAGTGATGGTGAAATCAAGTATGTTGCTCAGCCTTCGTCTGGGGAAATCTTGCTGCTTGATTCAAAAGATGGAAGAAGACCTGCGCATTCAGATGGATACCTTTATCTGTCAAGGCAAGTTGTTTCTGTAGAACCAAGCGGACAGCTGGAAGTTGAAATACAGGCCTATGCACCACCCGGCGTTCTCCCTGCAAAAGCTCAGGTCTGCTTCGAAGCCCAAGAATGCAACATAGATCGTGGTCGGTGTTGCCTCCTCGGTGCCGAGGTGGAGATCTGTGTTGCTTGGTCCCGTCTTGCTTCGGACATGGAGATGCTTGCGGGTGTTGGCTGGGATTTTCAAAGGGATGAACCAGAGGTTGCGTTCACACAAGTGGGGCTGAATGGAGAGCCTGGCACGGAACGAATCTTTTAA